The following nucleotide sequence is from Aspergillus nidulans FGSC A4 chromosome I.
ACCCTCTACTAGACAGGCAACTCGGGTCTCCATCAGATCGTGCGGTGGAGATCCTCTGCCACAGAATGATCGCACAGCCTGGTCTCGGTGCTCGAGTTGAGCAGATTTGCCtagaagaggacgaagggGCGGAAAACTCGGAAGACGAGTTCGAAGACGAGTTCGAAGACGAgttcgaagacgaagacgaagacgaagatgaagaggaagacgaatcggaagacgaggacgaagacgaccCGGGTTCAGATTCCAATTTAAAGGCAGAGGCTCGACGGAAGGCTAAAAGGGACCGAGATGTAATAATTGCAGCCGCAGAAGCCATCAAACGCGCATTCGAGTCCGATCCAGCCTCGAGGTATTCCCAGGCCCTGGAGAAGAACGATCTGAATTGGCTCACGAGATCGACTCTGAAGACCCGAAAATGGATTCTGctcttccagctctcaaACCTCAAGTCGCTCGCCCTGACGGCCCGCACGGATAAGTTTACCAACATGGCCTTGTTTCTCCGGCTGCCCTACCTGGAAGAACTGGACTTTGCTGTGCTGGCCCCCGGTGTGGATAGTGACGCCCACAGAGCGATCGACTATGTTCCCCCAATAGAGATATTGGAAACAATAATCAGCTCTACCAGCCGGCTGAGGTCTCTCAGGTTCGAGGACATGAGCGGAACGGGCTTCAGGCCCGTCCTCCATGACGCGCCTAAACTGAAGCGGATCCTAGAGCAACACGCCGCCGCGACCCTAACATATCTCTCCATCTGTCTGACGAATAACGACGAAAAGGATTGGCGCAAGGAACAGGAATTCAGTAACATCAAGGGCTACTTTGGCTCAATGAAAAGTTTCACGAGACTGCAAGGGCTGGTCATGCAGCTGGAGGTCTTACTCGGGACGCCCTCGGATGGACTGCAACTGAAAGATGTCCTGCCCACGCAATTGCAGTACTTTACGGGCTTGAATCTTCCTGACCTACATGGGGCGGAGGACTCGGATAGACTTTGGGAGGACAACGATTATTTGCTGCAGTTTCAGGACCTAGCGGAGGCAGCGAGAGACGGGCAGCATCTGCCCTGGTTAAAGTCGGTCAAGATGCatctgaagaggaaggactATTTTAGTGTCTATGACAACTGGCCTAAAAAAGGACAATTTACGGATTTTTTCTTGTGTGAACACGACCCGCGAATTGACTTTCGCTTACTGGCTGAATCGCGAATTTACTTTGGCTGGGTGAGTGGCCCCTACGCCGATGACGGGCCAGGGCCGGATTAGAGGTCAGCAAAGATGGGACTGACTTCTACCATGCCATACGGAGAAGAATATAGCTTTGGCTTCTCAAAATGGGCTGGGGTCAGTAATTAGCCTGACCTCTGAGACCCTGAGACTCAGCGAGTATGGGTTATGACGAATTGGAGGGGCGTGGTTAGATTTCATAGATCTATTCTATTGTCACGATATGACTCCCGTAATCCAAGGTACTAGACCTAAGCTACAACATCAGCATTGCACATTCTCAAGCTTAGAACCTCCCAGGGTTCAGGAATATTCTGTCCGGTTGGATGATTCTGTTTTACATACTGCCGAACACAAATTCTGGGCTGTTCTCACGCTGCTAATATGTTCTTCAGCGCCATGACTGTTTACTTTAGAGATAACCCCTCAGACTTGCCGGTGAGTCCTCTCTTATATTCTGCACCAGTCTACCAGGATCTGAGAAAGGTCATGTTGTGTTCCTAAAATAGGCGGG
It contains:
- a CDS encoding uncharacterized protein (transcript_id=CADANIAT00007083); translation: MAIRLPLKIYTCIFKHLLADERDGRKHAFKLRLVSKTIRAIIDPLLDRQLGSPSDRAVEILCHRMIAQPGLGARVEQICLEEDEGAENSEDEFEDEFEDEFEDEDEDEDEEEDESEDEDEDDPGSDSNLKAEARRKAKRDRDVIIAAAEAIKRAFESDPASRYSQALEKNDLNWLTRSTLKTRKWILLFQLSNLKSLALTARTDKFTNMALFLRLPYLEELDFAVLAPGVDSDAHRAIDYVPPIEILETIISSTSRLRSLRFEDMSGTGFRPVLHDAPKLKRILEQHAAATLTYLSICLTNNDEKDWRKEQEFSNIKGYFGSMKSFTRLQGLVMQLEVLLGTPSDGLQLKDVLPTQLQYFTGLNLPDLHGAEDSDRLWEDNDYLLQFQDLAEAARDGQHLPWLKSVKMHLKRKDYFSVYDNWPKKGQFTDFFLCEHDPRIDFRLLAESRIYFGWVSGPYADDGPGPD